In Notolabrus celidotus isolate fNotCel1 chromosome 10, fNotCel1.pri, whole genome shotgun sequence, one DNA window encodes the following:
- the LOC117819750 gene encoding B- and T-lymphocyte attenuator-like isoform X2 translates to MTWTAAPHQKLTVECPVKHCGESLNVTWYKLLDSDEFEVMNHSENVEIAQESKPNEDKLISRLTFKRIAILDDGMYKCELRGYEDEVSHMINISVSDSYQGIQNVHTHADAVPNVAYVEDLSWMPYFYLSLSIAPLAAILTVLTILRLYCWKRILTINQKKNQEISTHTIPDPPKGSAPSISVLPANFEVLHENYSPPAPASALQLPPMTCGNQSSVAHTADKSLGSDHAVYAAVSRRQPEKPARELQNHATHKNTEYATIKFPSSS, encoded by the exons ATGACCTGGACAGCTGCCCCACACCAAAAACTGACAGTCGAGTGTCCGGTCAAACACTGTGGAGAATCACTGAATGTCACCTGGTATAAACTCCTGGACTCAGACGAATTTGAAGTGATGAATCATTCAGAGAATGTGGAAATTGCACAGGAGAGCAAACCGAATGAGGACAAACTGATCTCACGTCTGACTTTCAAACGAATTGCCATTCTAGATGACGGCATGTACAAATGTGAGTTAAGAGGATATGAAGATGAGGTCAGTCACATGATCAACATATCAGTTTCAG ACTCATACCAGGGGATTCAAAACGTGCATACTCATGCTG ATGCTGTGCCAAATGTTGCTTATGTTGAGGATTTGTCCTGGATGCCCTACTTCTACCTTTCTCTTAGCATAGCTCCTCTGGCTGCCATACTGACAGTGTTAACAATCTTAAGATTGTATTGCTGGAAAC GAATACTGACCATAAACCAGAAAAAGAATCAG GAAATATCCACTCACACAATACCAGACCCTCCAAAGGGGAGTGCTCCTTCCATTTCTGTCCTGCCAGCAAACTTCGAAGTTCTGCATGAAAATTACTCTCCACCTGCTCCAGCATCGGCATTACAACTTCCCCCGATGACCTGTGGGAACCAGTCTTCGGTGGCACACACAGCAGATAAAAGTCTTGGGTCAGACCATGCCGTGTATGCTGCTGTAAGCCGCCGGCAGCCTGAGAAACCTGCCAGAGAACTACAAAACCACGCTACCCATAAGAACACAGAATATGCTACCATTAAGTTTCCTAGTTCATCATAG
- the si:ch211-214p13.9 gene encoding cell surface glycoprotein CD200 receptor 1-A, which translates to LHHCVVSCVIPSGFLWTYLDISWWTSLRPYQSTPEIPSNLSPIIYVVRNASFNLRSDVNLTCSDHNWNESIYIIWNMTLKRKENSNCTISFALTGESKNTCNDRKSLRNKSSSQSYLHIPNFSYNDVGVYNCQWSFRGGILDVQINVAVTVPPKVSMWLERKENRTVAVCKAESGNPAANISWSRAGNCKSNVSFDSQGLYTVESKLEVLDEVDAANLSCIIRHPCWKEEKMLQEPKKGKIPLLYILIVVIIVVLLAGLLFIAGKKLRMLRLCQHTDSAKAPPTEDVEEVEPYASYVQRVNSIYNSSADLFT; encoded by the exons TTGCATCATTGTGTGGTCTCCTGCGTCATTCCCAGTGGTTTTCTTTGGACATATTTGGATATTTCTTGGTGGACATCTTTAA gacCTTATCAAAGCACTCCTGAGATCCCCAGCAACCTTTCTCCTATAATCTATG tTGTTAGAAATGCATCTTTCAATCTGAGGAGTGATGTAAACCTGACATGCAGCGATCATAATTGGAATGAAAGCATTTATATCATCTGGAACATGACCTTGAAACGCAAGGAAAACAGTAATTGTACAATATCCTTCGCCCTTACTGGTGAAAGTAAAAACACCTGCAACGACAGGAAGTCTCTTCGAAACAAGTCCAGCTCTCAGTCATACCTGCACATCCCAAACTTCTCGTATAATGATGTTGGGGTCTACAATTGCCAGTGGAGTTTCAGAGGAGGAATTCTAGATGTTCAGATCAATGTGGCTGTTACAG TTCCTCCCAAAGTATCGATGTGGTTGGAGCGTAAGGAGAACAGGACAGTGGCAGTGTGCAAAGCTGAAAGTGGAAACCCTGCTGCAAACATCAGCTGGAGTCGTGCTGGGAACTGTAAGTCAAATGTTTCATTTGACTCCCAGGGTCTTTATACAGTGGAAAGTAAACTGGAGGTCCTTGACGAAGTAGATGCCGCAAACCTGAGCTGTATTATCAGACACCCCTgttggaaagaggaaaaaatgttgCAGGAGCCCAAAAAAG GAAAGATTCCATTGCTGTACATTCTTATCGTTGTGATAATCGTCGTGTTATTGGCAGGATTATTATTCATTGCAGGAAAGAAACTGAGAATGTTGAG GCTCTGCCAGCACACAGACTCAGCCAAAGCTCCACCT actgaGGATGTGGAGGAAGTGGAGCCATATGCGAGCTACGTTCAACGTGTGAACTCAATCTATAACTCATCTGCTGATTTGTTCACATAA
- the LOC117819750 gene encoding B- and T-lymphocyte attenuator-like isoform X1, with translation MNMSRQMDRLIFTYLLIFSCFTFLCVFGRDRDGFSSCEVHLLVKRGMTWTAAPHQKLTVECPVKHCGESLNVTWYKLLDSDEFEVMNHSENVEIAQESKPNEDKLISRLTFKRIAILDDGMYKCELRGYEDEVSHMINISVSDSYQGIQNVHTHADAVPNVAYVEDLSWMPYFYLSLSIAPLAAILTVLTILRLYCWKRILTINQKKNQEISTHTIPDPPKGSAPSISVLPANFEVLHENYSPPAPASALQLPPMTCGNQSSVAHTADKSLGSDHAVYAAVSRRQPEKPARELQNHATHKNTEYATIKFPSSS, from the exons ATGAACATGTCGAGGCAAATGGATAGACTAATTTTCACCTACTTGCTGATTTTCAGCTGTTTCACATTTCTCTGCGTCTTTGGAAGAGATCGAG ATGGGTTTTCATCCTGTGAAGTTCATCTGTTAGTCAAGAGGGGTATGACCTGGACAGCTGCCCCACACCAAAAACTGACAGTCGAGTGTCCGGTCAAACACTGTGGAGAATCACTGAATGTCACCTGGTATAAACTCCTGGACTCAGACGAATTTGAAGTGATGAATCATTCAGAGAATGTGGAAATTGCACAGGAGAGCAAACCGAATGAGGACAAACTGATCTCACGTCTGACTTTCAAACGAATTGCCATTCTAGATGACGGCATGTACAAATGTGAGTTAAGAGGATATGAAGATGAGGTCAGTCACATGATCAACATATCAGTTTCAG ACTCATACCAGGGGATTCAAAACGTGCATACTCATGCTG ATGCTGTGCCAAATGTTGCTTATGTTGAGGATTTGTCCTGGATGCCCTACTTCTACCTTTCTCTTAGCATAGCTCCTCTGGCTGCCATACTGACAGTGTTAACAATCTTAAGATTGTATTGCTGGAAAC GAATACTGACCATAAACCAGAAAAAGAATCAG GAAATATCCACTCACACAATACCAGACCCTCCAAAGGGGAGTGCTCCTTCCATTTCTGTCCTGCCAGCAAACTTCGAAGTTCTGCATGAAAATTACTCTCCACCTGCTCCAGCATCGGCATTACAACTTCCCCCGATGACCTGTGGGAACCAGTCTTCGGTGGCACACACAGCAGATAAAAGTCTTGGGTCAGACCATGCCGTGTATGCTGCTGTAAGCCGCCGGCAGCCTGAGAAACCTGCCAGAGAACTACAAAACCACGCTACCCATAAGAACACAGAATATGCTACCATTAAGTTTCCTAGTTCATCATAG
- the cfap91 gene encoding cilia- and flagella-associated protein 91, translating to MSESVTHTVHRRHKATKVVNRQRAYDHLYDPVYTVSSEVDHVRSSLKAHASKDLRRVPEFGSMFSNLPHHPRYTIKLDSSDPVPPTIDRRWRGHTEQRRGALQQLAGVIPNTRVWLQSEDCHVTGADRWKYFQRPLVPFSQHVPPDFFRALPKDDFEPTCGKNAEKQPTHFTVGVQTDYRESETQTDPYSPEYVVQPGTTPSELLQLATLSWERGLPAGRAEVEMIQRARSRRAWEATLPPLDDLSQLDKRRRMMEEMEVEEWAFREGEIQKLQEARLAVLKDLLRQRDETQKRVTSERIDQIYYRHLKDNDTRMNKIQNDYLRSLRKLEAKRRNLQARREQRVTLKNDSSSRAYASHTSRDTNKNALKSHYLDTYEGLQKLEAGLSASVLKPQVIKPKPQVKPVKEVVKAPVSRAVQLMTKYKMLREEQKQERAALRFQLRKEKPVPRPITPKVEEPPEGDEETELAVIHLQKLLRGRSVQFEMFTGKENHLNLIQELRTVHALQAEKQELQKADKELILSEKKQREKLRHKTSQVFASQAAAVGAELEHLFNTLSKDLIHLQEERQIHAFTLLAERDRRQREAEESGRRQAEERRRREEDEIFRQVVQVHQETLDLYLEDIILETLEQTADQQAREEIHKRAKEVNDIAYAVEESVNSLQSEEIVSELVYSFLIPEVEKITVRQRVHQRQLRHLQAARSIIQGPAEHSGFLPSIQEASLLTCPSERASNQILEGMIHQVEPEQREEEK from the exons atgagcGAGTCTGTGACTCACACAGTTCACCGAAGACATAAAGCAACCAAGGTTGTTAATCGACAGCGGGCTTATGACCACCTTTACG ATCCAGTTTACACAGTGTCATCGGAGGTAGACCATGTCAGGTCCAGCCTAAAGGCCCATGCCTCGAAGGACCTA AGGAGAGTACCTGAATTTGGGTCAATGTTCAGTAACCTGCCTCACCACCCGCGGTATACTATTAAACTGGACTCCTCTGACCCTGTACCACCCACTATTGATCGTCGCTGGCGGGGCCACACGGAACAGCGCAGAGGAGCACTGCAGCAGCTGGCTGg GGTAATTCCAAATACGCGGGTGTGGCTGCAGAGCGAGGATTGCCATGTGACCGGAGCAGACCGCTGGAAATATTTCCAACG CCCTCTGGTTCCCTTCTCACAGCATGTCCCCCCAGATTTCTTTCGTGCTTTGCCAAA AGATGATTTTGAACCTACATGTGGAAAAAATGCAGAGAAACAGCCTACTCACTTCACTGTGGGGGTCCAGACGGACTACAGAGAAAGCGAAACACAGACTGACCCCTACAGCCCAGAGTATGTGGTGCAACCAGGGACAACACCTTCAGAGCTTCTGCAACTGGCAACTTTGTCTTGGG AGCGAGGTCTGCCTGCAGGCCGAGCAGAGGTGGAAATGATACAGCGGGCTCGTTCCAGACGAGCTTGGGAAGCCACCCTTCCGCCATTAGATGACCTCAGTCAGCTGGACAAAAGGAGACGTatgatggaggagatggaggtcgAAGAGTGGGCTTTCAGAGAAGGAGAAATCCAGAA GTTGCAGGAGGCTCGTCTTGCTGTGCTGAAGGACCTCTTGAGGCAGAGAGATGAAACCCAGAAGAGAGTTACAAGTGAAAGAATTGACCAGATATATTACAGACACCTAAAAGACAATGATACTAGGATGAATAAGATACAGAATGACTACCTCAGGT CTCTCAGAAAATTAGAGGCAAAGAGAAGAAATCTTCAAGCAAGGAGAGAGCAACGTGTCACTTTAAAAAACGACTCAAGTTCTCGGGCATATGCTTCTCATACCTCCAGAGACACCaacaaaaatgcattaaaaagccACTACTTGGACACATATGAAG GCTTGCAAAAGCTAGAAGCAGGACTCTCTGCTTCAGTTCTCAAGCCACAGGTCATAAAACCCAAACCCCAAGTCAAACCCGTAAAGGAAGTGGTCAAGGCCCCTGTGAGCAGAGCAGTACAGTTGATGACGAAATACAAG ATGCTGAGAGAGGAGCAAAAGCAAGAGAGGGCGGCTCTGCGTTTTCAACTGAGGAAGGAGAAACCTGTTCCTCGTCCCATCACCCCTAAAGTGGAGGAGCCACCAGAG GGGGATGAAGAGACAGAGCTTGCAGTCATCCATTTGCAGAAACTACTGAGAGGAAGAAGTGTCCAGTTTGAG ATGTTTACAGGTAAAGAGAACCACCTCAATCTCATCCAGGAACTGAGAACTGTCCATGCCCTCCAGGCAGAGAAGCAGGAGTTACAGAAAGCTGACAAAGAGCTCATACTCTCAGAGaaaaagcaaagagagaaaCTCAGACACAAg acTTCTCAAGTGTTTGCGTCTCAGGCCGCAGCAGTGGGTGCAGAGCTTGAACACCTCTTCAACACCTTGTCTAAGGACTTGATTCATCTCCAGGAGGAACGACAGATCCATGCCTTCACGCTACTGGCTGAGAGAGACCGTCggcagagagaagcagaggagagcGGGAGGAGGCAGGCGGAAGAGCGAAGACGCAGGGAAGAAGATGAGATCTTCAGACAG GTGGTGCAGGTGCACCAGGAAACTCTGGATTTGTACTTGGAGGACATCATTTTAGAGACCTTGGAGCAGACAGCTGACCAGCAAGCCAGAGAGGAGATCCACAAGAGGGCAAAGGAGGTCAATGATATTGCTTATGCCGTGGAGGAAAG CGTCAACAGTCTTCAGTCTGAGGAGATTGTGTCAGAGCTGGTGTACAGTTTCCTTATCCCAGAGGTTGAGAAGATCACCGTCAGACAaagag TGCACCAGAGGCAGCTTAGACACTTGCAGGCAGCCCGGAGTATCATCCAAGGTCCTGCAGAGCACTCTGGGTTCCTCCCTAGTATTCAGGAGGCCTCTTTGTTGACCTGTCCTTCTGAAAGGGCCTCAAACCAAATTCTTGAGGGGATGATCCACCAAGTTgaaccagagcagagagaggaagagaagtaa
- the si:ch211-214p13.7 gene encoding uncharacterized protein si:ch211-214p13.7, whose product MGSCTSRIKKKNKGDSTDDTNTNTKVDEDVTYASIDHGTAKGSRRTRATTVDDCDYATVYVPPALLPRPESDSSSKGECEDDYVPMG is encoded by the exons ATGGGAAGCTGCACCTCAAG gataaagaagaaaaacaaag GAGATTCTACAGAtgatacaaacacaaatacaaag gTGGACGAAGATGTAACATATGCTTCTATCGACCACGGCACTGCCAAAGGATCAAGAAGAACCAGAGCTACAACTGTGGATGATTGTGACTATGCAACAGTATACGTTCCTCCAGCGCTTCTACCTCGACCTGAGTCTGACAGCTCATCTAAAGGGGAGTGTGAAGATGACTATGTACCCATGGGCTGA